The segment GCCTCTCCTCCCCGGCACCAGGCACTGCCTCCGTTTCCCTGGCTCCTACGTCTTCTTATCTTTCTTGCTGCCTTGATGCCACATCCTCTCTCTTGGGGAAGATTCCTTGTTATTCAGCCAAGGACACCTGACAGGGGCCTGACAAGCCTTTCGTGTCTAGCCAATCTGAGCCGTGGGGAAAGGCCGACTCAGCCCACCTTGGCCGACCCCCTCATGTGCCTTTTCTTTAGTTCTGCTTTCCTCTGGAAAGGCAATCAGATCCACAGGCCAGGCACAACCTTTTCCAGGGCTGATGCAGTTACTAGCTTCGAGTGGTCCGGCTGATGGGTTGGTTCACCTGTGCTTAATTAGCGCTTGGGTTACTTGCTGCTGCCAGGCCCTGCTTCAATAGCCAGTGACCTTGGGCCCTGCCAGGATGCCCTCGCTACTCTGAAGGAGTGGGGGGATCCCCACCAGGGGTGGGAGGGTACGTGAGATGGGTCAGTGAGGTGGGCCTCAGTTCTCAGTCCTCATCTGGAAGCAAGGGGTCAAGCCTTGGTACAGAGGCTGCTGAGCCCACGGCTTGGGGTCTCAGGGCAATTGGCTTCCTCTGGCCAGCCCTGAAGCCGGCCCCCGGCCCCTCCTCACCGCTGCAGCTCCCGGAGCCGCTCCATCTCCTGGTCTTTCTCCTGTGTGGCGGCCGCCAAGCGCCGCTGGTGCTGGGCCGTGAGTTCAGCGCGGGCCTGCTCGGCCTCCTGGCAGTGCGACAGATACTGGGCAGACAGCTCCTCGTTCTCTCTCTGCAGCCGCTCTTCCCGTTGCTGGTACGATGCTTCTAGCACCTTGACTCGGCTCCTGCCAACAGAACACCCAACCGTGAGGCTCAGAAGGGGAGGCCAGAGGGCCCTCAGGGCACCCGAGCTGGGGCTGGCCCTGAGCCACGGGCAGCCTGGGCTGGAGGAGCTGGGTACCTGTGAGCACACTCGATGAGCTCCAGGTCTGCCTGGTGCCGCTGCTGCAAACTCTCCAGCAGCAGCTTGTGCTGGGTCCGCTCTAGTTCCAGCTTCCGCACCTGGGCCATGGCATGGAGGGAGGGGACGGAGTGGAGAGTCCCTCAGGCTGCCGGGGGAAGCCGTCCAGCCCTCACGGCACACCCTCCCACTAGCCCTGCCCTGGAAGCTGCTGCCCCTCTGCCCCTCACCTGGGCCTCGAGCTCCGCCAGCCGGGCCTGACTCTGCAGGAGGGTGGCCTGGAGCTCAGCGGTGCCGCTCTGAAGCTGAGCCTGTGCCGCCAGGAGCTGCTGCTGGTACTCAGAGCCGGGCAGCAGGCTCCAGGCCAGGGActggaggagagggggagagacGTGCCCCATCAGGTAGGGGACAGGACCCCAGCTGAGCTCACCTctgacctgccaggctctgcgCCTGACCTGTGGCTGGAGACAGGGACAGGGTCATGACACCCAGAGGCCAAGGATGAGACCTGGAGGGTCATATGGTCCCTGTCCTCCCCTCTCAGGTCAGGTTGGGGAAAATGAGTCTCCCCCATGCCCTCAGAACAACATCCTCCCAGCAGGGGTTCCACATAAACAGCGGGTCCCCACAGAGTTCCAGCTACAACAGAAGGTGGTGACCCCGGCCCTGCTGTCAGGCCTGAAGTCCCAATGCAGAGCAATGCTCTGGGTCCTGCAGGCtgcccaccacccacccaccatcGCAGAGGCGCTTCCAGGTTCCCGGGAAGCGCTCCACAGGGGCTCCTGTGGGGCCAGGCCTCCTCGGGCCCGGCGGGCACAGGTGCTATTGCGCCTGGGCAATGTGGGCGGTGGGAGGACGGCAGTGGAGGAGGTTTTCTAGATGGAGCAGCAGGACAGCTGAGCCCTGCACTCTGAGTGAAGCATTCACAGCTGCCTCTGCCTGGGGGCCACCTCAGTTCTCCACTGGTGCCGGCAAGTGAGCACCCAACCCTGTCCAGGAGAGGCAGGCGATTGCTGGTAGGGAGACAGGGGCGCCGGCTGAGAGGACAACGCATTCCTCCTGGCAGTTTGGCAGGTGCTGCCTCTGAGCACAGGAGAACTGCCCCATGAGCCCGCCTGTTTGTTCACCCTCCCTACCTGAACAGGCACAGAAGGCCCTGAGGGTTCCTGGGAATTCGGGAAAACAACTGCAGGCTCTGAAAAATCAACGGCACAGAAATGAGGAGGTACAGGGAGGCCGGCAGTCTAGGCGTGTGCTCGGGAGAGCCTGGCTTCATGTCTGCCTGCAGGGACCCCCGAAGGAAGCTCTCAGTGCCTCTCCACCCAGAGTTAACCTCCCAAACAAAGCAGAACACACACCTGTGCCAGAGtggtctccaggggctcttccccttTTTGGGTCACCTGCATGGAGGGCCAAGGCGGCCTTGTTCCAAGTCACGGGGGACCTGTggacatggggtgggggtggcaaggTGAGCAGCCTGCTGCGAAGGAtacagggaggaggggagggctggTCTGGCAGGAAAGGCGAAGGCCAGGGTCAAGTCATAGGCTGGAAAGGCCTGAAGGCTGGTAGCTTACTAAGAGTGGGGTCTCAGCTGGAAAAGGGGACGGGGATCTGGCTTCAGGTCCCCTGACTCAGTGGGTCTCGTGCATGGTCTTGGATCCCATACACCACACTGACCACGTGGAGCCCAGCACAACCGCCCACTGTTCTAGGGACGGGGGCTCGGGCTGGCCCCCTGCACCTCACCCGCCTGCAGCCCCGCCTCGGACTGGACGTACCCAGAGGCGGCAGGCGGGGACCGTGGCCCTTGCGCTGCTGTTCCTGGGATCTCCCCAGCAGATGCTGGCTCGAGCCCTTGGGTGTTGGCAGCAGGCTGACTGAGAAAGCAAGTGTCAgtatgaaggcaggagaaggtctGGGTTAGGCTGGACGAGGGCGGGCTGGGACAAAGCCCAGGAGGGAAGCTGCAAGGCCGCCCCTCTTCCCAACCCCCTCCACCTTCCTCCTGTTGCCACCATCCCGTCTTGGGAATCCTCCTCACGGTCTGAGCCCCTGGCCTTCTGCAGCCCTCCCAGGGGCAACCACCTGGTAACGTCTAAGGAGCAGCTGTGGCCCTGCACGGGCACCATGGCCCTGCTCTGGTCCATGCCATGCCCGCAGCGTCCACTGAGGCCCTGCCCACTCGCCCACCGGCTCCAGTGCCCCGTGGTTCCTCTCGTCTCCATCCGCTTTTCCCTGTCCGTTCTCGGCTCTCGGGGCCAGTGAGGAAGCTTTCCCTTCCCTTGGGTTTCAAGTCCAGGTCCAGACTGCCCTCCTTGCTTACTCAACCCCAGGGTGGGGTGACATGCCCAGCCTGTCACACAACTGCCCACCTCACCTCCCCTTTGCTCTGGCTGCAGAGCTTCCTCTGGATGGTCCCAGCCCACTCTGGGGCTGCTCCCTGTCCTCCCCCAcattccagcctcccccaggAGCCCCCTGGCAGCCACTGTCTTCTCGAACACTCCCCAAGAGCACAAGTGATCCCCCACACATGTTGCCTGCTTTAGCTTGGTCAGCAGAGCCACTGGACACCGGGTGTCCTGCCAGCCCGAGGGCGCTGTGGACAGAGCCCTGCTCGGAGGCACCAGGAAGGCTGTGTGAGCCACATGAGGgcaccctgggtctcctgcccaaCCAGGCCAGCGCCTGGCCCCACGGCAGCAGGGCGTGAGCATCAGCAGCCCCCCAGCTCCCAAAGGTGGGGAGCCAGACGCTCTCCCCATGCCCAGAGATGGGGAGAAGCATGGCTGAGAGACTGCACTCTGCCCACAGTCAGCACAATGGGGGCGCTGCTGACGGAGGCGCTGAGTCCTCCCTCCGGAGAGACGGCGGCCTGAGCCCTACCTGCGGGAACACGGCCGGCCGGCTGCCCCCGCCAAGTGCTGGCCCTCAGAGGCCGCGGCGCGCTCCGCTCTGGCCAGACCTTGGGCCTTCTTCCGGGACAGGGCGTGGCTCAGCCAGTCCTCGTCTGCCTCCTCCTCAGATGCTCCTGgctctgcagcctggctgcctcTGGCAGGAGGGCCGGTACCCTCGGCGGGTGCTTTTGCCCCCGAGGAGGAGGGCAGCCCAGCCGGGGCAGGGTGGCGGATGGGGGCGGAATGCTGGCTCGCAGGAGGGGGGCCCCTCCGAGCCTCCctgcctggggagtgggggagcaGGTCCGAGCCGTCGTCCTTGAGACCCAGCCAGTCGGCGCCTCCCCTCCTGGGCGGGGTAGGGCTGGAGGCTGCGGGGGTGCTCTGCCTGGAGCCAGCTTCTCCCTTGGGGTCTGTGCCGCCATCTAAGAACCTACTTCAAGACAGAGAAGAGGGGAGTCTAAGGCAGGCCAAGCAGCCTTTCCCAAGAACTCTTGACGGGCCTTTCCCTTCACTGCCTGGGGGGACTAAGGGGCCCACAGTAAGAAGTCAGGATGCCTGGGGCCCTGCTCAGCCAGAGCCACGGCGAGCCAAGTGAGGTCTGCAAAACACCTTGATTCAGTCACGAAAACCAGGGACAAATCCATCTGCAGCAAATAGGACCAACCACAGGCACACACACCCAGAGAAAAGTCAGCTGAGTCAAGCACTTCTAGGCTTTCCGTCAACAGTCATTCCGTCACTCACTTATGCATTTGGCCATTGtctcttgtgactcagctggtaaagaatccgcctgcaatgtgggagacctgggcttgatccctggtttgggaagatcccccagagaaggaaaaggctacccactccagtattttggcctggagaattccatggactgtatagtccatggggtcacaaagagtcagatacaactgagcaacttcgctcTATGAGTTACTGGCAGGCGGTAGCAGGTTCCAAGGTTTAAGGGAAGAGTTGATACACATGTGTGCAAGGTTACTGAGATGGAAAGAGAGGCTGAGGAAGCCGACGTGACATAATGTTAACACCATGgagcctggagaaaggataggagGGAGTTGTTCTCACAACTCTTCCAtcagtttgaaattatttaaaaatataaagtttaaaatatatattgggagaaaaaaaaaatctccaaattcAGAAAAATCCATGCACTAGCTTAACATTTTGTTGCCAACTGGGACGAGACCACTGTTAGGACGGTCAAGGCAGAGCCCAGGGCCGGGCTTCCCGGGAGCTGAGTCTGAGAAGCTGCTGCCCGAGATTCCCTCTTGCTCCCCCGGGTCTGGGTGTTCCTCACGGAGAAGGGGACCAGCTGACATCACAGCAGTTTCTGGTTCCCTGGGGCTTCCAGCTGAGTCAAGTCCACCTCTTCCTTACTCTTCTAAGGAGGCTGGGAGCAGAATCCAGGGTCCGCTCCTTCTGGGGAGGCGTCCCAACCCCTTGGCCTGGACTGCTGGGCACTGGCCACTCCCCTCCTTTGGCGTCCACGGAGTCTAGTGCCTCCCAAACAAGCCTggtggtgggatggggtgagggggcCCCCCACTTTCTCAGCAGGGAACTCTGCCTCAGGCTTACCTGACAGCCTGCCGGCGGGACTGTCGGCCCTCCGAGGAGCCCACAGTGGGCTGGTAGGCCCCAAAGGTGAAGTCCTTGTCACCCCAGGTGTCTTCTTTGTCTGTGAATGAAGGAACCCGTGATCTAGAGCAGGTGGAGTTGACCTGTGAGTGCTGCAGAATGCTGGGTTTGAAAAGGGCTGAGCTAGCAGCTTAATGGGTAAGACGAGTGATGGGGACGCGGAGGCGGAGGAAGCCATGTGAGGGGCTGGGCATCAGTCTACACCTCTAGCCTCAGCACACAGAACATCACCGTGAGCTGTGAAAAGTGCACCTGAGAAGCCCGGCCCCGACCCCTGCGGGTGAGGCCGGGTGAGCTCGTGTGTCCCAACAAGGGCTCCGAGCCGATGGGCCGTGGGCCGATCCTCTGAACAGAGCAACACTGGCCAGAGCAGCGTCTTTCAAACCGTGAGCTGCTGCCTATTAGCAGGTTGAGAAACTAATAAGTTACAACCGATATATTTAATCGTCaaagtgcttagttgctcagtcgtgtccagctctttgagaccccatggactgtagcctgctaggctcttctgccagtgggattttccaggcaagaatactggagcgggatgccatttcctgctgctgctgctaagtcgcttcagtcgtgtccaactctgtgcgaccccatagatggcagcccaccaggctcccccgtccctgggattctccaggcaagaacactggagtgggttgccatttccttctccaatgcatgaaagtgaaaagtgaaagtaaagttgctcagtcgtgtctgattcttagcaaccccatggactgcagcctaccaggctcctccgtccttgggattttccaggcaagagtactggagtgggttgccgttgccttctctgagtcaAAGAGCatataaaccaaaaaaaacaacagagactTGAACACGGTGACGATTATTTTCTGACACTTTTGACCCAGTTCATAAATATGAAtaatacaatgtgtgtgtgtgtgtgtgtgtgtgtgtgtgtcatgatGTAAAGCTTATTTCTTATTATGGCTCCTGGTAAAAACCTGTTCtgtccctctgcccccaccccacaagcCTCCTCACCCTGTGGCCGCTGGTACTTCTTGTCCAGCTTGAACTCCCTGTGCTCGCCGGTGCCTGGCTGGGCTAGGAGCTTGGCAGCAGGGCCCCGACCCAGCAGCTCATCCAGCTTGGAGCGGGCAGGGAGGGGCCCTTCCCTGCAGGAAGGGACAAGGGGCAGGTACCTGTGAGCACCAGGGGTTCCTGGGGGGGCCACACTGTACCCTCCCTCTCgcttttccctggtggcactcTCCACGCCCAGGGACCCTTACTGGTCGCCCGCCTGCCTCTTCTCTGCCTTGGGGCTGTCTCCAAACCCCAGGGTGGCCATGATGTCGTCCCCATCGTCAAAGAGCAGCTCTTCCTTCTTTCGGACTGGAGTGTCCCCAGGAGTTAGAGGGATAGAGGGCCCTGAGAAACAGAACACAGGGCACAGTGGCCTCAGCCTTCTGGTCCTCAACTGTGCGGTTTGAATGGGCTGAGGGGGCGTTTCTCTACCTTTGAGTGGAACAGCAGGCACAGCAGCGTCTGGTCCCACCCTGGCACCCGACTCCCCCCCAGCCTGACTCCTGGGCGCTCCcatcccctctcccttccctcttcccagaGACTGATGACCTCTTGGTCCAGGATCTAAGACCCCTGGTCCCTGCCTGGTGGGGTCTCTGGATCTGCACTGGCAAGTTCGGTGAGTCAACTGCAGCAGCTCCAGGAACGTAGAAAGCCCACCCTACCGTGATCTCCGACCGGGGCTGGGTTCTTTTTGGAAGAGGTTTTCGTCTCTGTGGAGGGCAGCTTCTTGGGGATTCCATCCTCATCATCAGAGAGAAGTCCTGCCAGGGGGTCTTCTGAGCCTCACGGGCAGAAGGGGAAGCAAAGGGCGGACTGTATGTCGCGTTCAGGAAAACCAGTGCTGTACTGCCCTGGGGGAGTTACTGACCGGAGAGCTGTAGCTGCTCTGGCACCTATGCAAGGCGCTCAGCATCTGGGGGCCTGGGGTAGCGGGGCGCCGATACAGGGCAGACTGGGCCAGgggagaggaagcagggagagCGGCCCCAGGGCCCGCATTCCAGCGTGACtgccccaggctctgctgtctgcACCAGCCTTCTAGGAACATCCCCGAGGCTTGAGAAGGCAAGTAAAATGTCAGGGAGTGCATGAAGGACAAGGGACTTTCCCTCACGCTTTATAATCTTCAGTTTGACCCCTGGCTTCCAAGTCCGGGCAAATAAGTGCCCAGATATCCCAGCCAGAGGGGCACAATTAGTCCCTTCCTCAATTCGTGAGGAACAAAATCAACGGCACCAACTGTCTGCTCCACATCTGACAGACAGTCTGTCAGCCCTCGGGCAAACAAGCATCCAAACTGGAGCGATGGAAACTGAAGCGTCCTAGAGCCATGACTGCAGGGCCTGCGGTACCTTCCAAGGAGAACTTCCTGTACTGATGCCCAAAGCTGGAGGGAGACGGAGGTAGCTTCTTGGTGGGAATGGCATCTCCTACAGGCAGCAAAGAGGAGCCAAGGTCACAGGCCTGGGTCTCTTCTGGCCTACATGCTGCCACACCGTGACGGGGACCCCGGGCTGCCGTGTATTTCCATCTGGTGGCTGAGGGCTTGTGGCCGTGGACACAGCTGTGGGACAGGTCTATACCGCCCTGGATCTCAATCAGGCTTTTGGCCTGGAAATGCGGTCTGGAAGTGACCTTCGGCCCTCTATTCACAAGTTGCTCCAAACAGGAACATGGGTTGGGCCGAAGCAAAAGTTACCATAAAATTCTGCAATTTAACTCAAATGGATTCTCCAGGAGTCCGAGgaagtgggggcgggggcggtgggaAGCTCaactcatctccctccccaaccaTAAACGCTCCAACACACAGGTGCACAGTGAGATCCTGGTCTTCCCCCTCCCAGGCAGAGAGAACCCACAGGGCATGAGGCCTTCTGTCTAAGCATCTCCCACATCCCCAGAGTGTCTTCTCATTTGAGGAGCTATGTCCTACTCACCTTTCTCATTGGCGGTTAACACACCGGCGATTTTAAGGGGACTAGGCGGCTCTTCTTTCCCAGAGTCCTTTGCAGGCCTTTTGTTTGAGGCTAGACTTGGCTTCAGCCCTAAGAGGTCAGCATCCATTTCATCGAGGTCCTGGAAaagcaggaaggaggaaggaatccCCACAGGTGCTCAGCTGGCAGGTGCTAAACACCCCCAGGctctgagaagcctggtaagGATGCTGCCTCCAACTTCCATGTGGAACAGATGGGGACTTGGGTGGGGGACCCATCCCAACAAGGTTACAGGACAAAGACAGAGGCAGGGCCGAAACCCAAAGGCTCCACACAGTCGGTCTCAGATAAGCCGAAAGGTTTCCGGCTGGTGCTCCCACCAGCCCTCATAAGCAGCTGCCACctcgagaggagaatgggagGGAGCCTCAAACTTGCTTTCAGCAGCTTCTCACAAAAACTTAGCAAATGCCGAAGCTGTTTGCAGTAGAAACGAAACAGCAGGGTCCTGGGGTTTAAGGTTACCCAaggtgtggacttccctggtggtccaggggtttagaatctgccttccactgcagggaagggtgtgggtttgatccctggtcagggaactaagatcccacatgctgtgaagtgCAGccaatgaatacataaataaataaatgaaggaacaagagGGAGAATGAAGGCTTGGTGTAAAACAGTGTCCCAGCCCATCTCCTCGAAGCTGTTTCCTTACCTTCATGGCCTGCAGCAGAGACTGCGGGTCTGCATCAGAGATGTCTGAAACCTACATGATGGAAGGGTCAGGAGAGACATGCTGGTCAAGGCCCAACAAAACTCAGGACCCTTATCACCTGGCTCCTGTTAGGGCAGGAGCAGAGCTGGGCGAGGGGAGGAGCATAATTTGGAGGGTTCTGCCCTCACGGTGCTCATATGAAGTCAAACCTGACCAGCTGTGGACACTCACAAAGCGCTGCTGCTTTCGGGTCCTCCCAAAAGGAAGTCTACGGCCATCACAAAACAAATTAAGCTACTTTCCCTCCCCATGATCGGACAGCGTGGAGTTTATTATGGGAAGTGCCATAAGAAGGGGCAACTGTCGAGCCTCCAGCAGCTGCTTGGAGCTCTCCTTTCTAGCTCATCTCACCGGGAGGAATGAAAAGGATTTGCTCTGAGTCCACTTGGCAGCCCTTGGGTACTGTTTTAAGAACAAACTGGCTTTGTGGGGACTTGTAAGCCTTCTGTGGGCAGTCCCTCAGACACAACAGCCGTCTCACTGTCTCTGGGGGTGAGCAGAGCCAGTGACGAGGAGAGAACAGGCCAGGCTCACCTCGGCATCAGCTCCCGCCAGGCCTGCCTGGGTGATGAAGGCATCGTCTTCCAGGAGGGACCTGCAAAGGAGCAGAGTCTAtaccagcacccccacccccatggtcCCCAGGGCACTAGATGAttcagggaaggagaaggagCTTAGAGGGGCCAAGTGAGCCTAGACAGACTCCAGAAGGACAGAATTGCTGAATGGAATCTCACAAGTCACCGAATGTGATGATTTTTAAGTTTGTTAAAAATGTACAGTCCCTTTAAAAGCAACAGGTaggagagaaaaacagaactaTCTGGGCTAAAATGAAGGTGGAGAGTGGAGTGCTCACAAAGTGCCTCCCTCTTTCTCACAACCGTGGGGAAAGTTCAGAAGAACAATCTGAGTCACCAATTTGAGAGTCAAGCATCTAGGCCAATCCTCTTATTCTGAGGgtaagaaaacagaggctcagagagcttcaggaattgcccaaggtcacacagtaagcaGGACTGGAAGCCGGAACCTCTGACCTCCAGTTCAgttcccttcccacccctccaggaTCCTCCGTTGCCCTGGAGTTGAAGGGAGGACAGGAAGGTTGTGGCCCTACAAGCAGGACCCACCGTgagtggagagggagggaagggcaggAGCATTCGGCCTGAAATGGGGCTTGGATGCCCGGGCGGCCCCATGTGCTCACTTTGGTCTAGGCCCGGAGGGAGGGGGCACCTGGGCTACACCTGGGGCGTCTCTGGCACGTGACGTAAGTTTaacgggcttctcaggtggtgtcactgaaaaaaagaaaataaaagatatgatTCGGCCACAGAGAACTGGAGTCAAGATGGAAAGGACTGCACCTTGCCCACCAAGCTGTCTCCCACATCTTCCTACTGAGAGAGGGGTCTTTTTGGAGAAAGGAAACTGATCCTTGAGGCAGGTCTCTTAAAAAACCTGAATGGAGGAGGGCATCATATATTTCCAAGCAGGAAGTCAACCCAACTGGTGCCAAATCAAGAGGCTGTTCCCACCCCCGACCAGGAAAGCGGAAACAACGCACTTCCATCACCCATGGGCTTGCTTTGTGCATGTTTCTGGGCCAAGGTGGGGGGAATCTCAGCCACGCTGCGGCTGGTGAGCTTTGCTGACCCCAAAGCCCTGTTTCTCAGTGCAGCAGACATGGACACACAGGGCAAGGGACTTGtgtccagaatacagaaagaactcttacaaactcagcaataaaaaggcaaataactCAGTTTGAAAACTGGGTAAAGATCTGAATAGACCTTTCTTCAAAGATATAAATGGCCaggaaacacatgaagagatgttcaaGGTCATTAgtcatcattagtcattagggaaatgcccATCGAAATCACAATGAGATTTAACTTTACACCCACTAAGACTGCTATTTGTTGtcgtttgtttagttgctaagttgtgtccgactcttctgtgacctcatggactggagcctgccaggctcctctgtccatgggatttctcaggcaagaatactggagtggcttgccatttccttctccaggatggatataatgaaaaagaaaataacaattacTGGCAAGAATGTGGGGAAATTGGAACTCTCTTACGCTGCTGATGGGAAGGTACACTGGTACAGTTCCTGTGGGAAATAGTTTGGGGGTTCTTCA is part of the Bubalus kerabau isolate K-KA32 ecotype Philippines breed swamp buffalo chromosome 4, PCC_UOA_SB_1v2, whole genome shotgun sequence genome and harbors:
- the FBF1 gene encoding fas-binding factor 1 yields the protein MAPKTKKRLKDSIDDVLGDLLGDEVTPPEKPVKLTSRARDAPGVAQVPPPSGPRPKSLLEDDAFITQAGLAGADAEVSDISDADPQSLLQAMKDLDEMDADLLGLKPSLASNKRPAKDSGKEEPPSPLKIAGVLTANEKGDAIPTKKLPPSPSSFGHQYRKFSLEGSEDPLAGLLSDDEDGIPKKLPSTETKTSSKKNPAPVGDHGPSIPLTPGDTPVRKKEELLFDDGDDIMATLGFGDSPKAEKRQAGDQEGPLPARSKLDELLGRGPAAKLLAQPGTGEHREFKLDKKYQRPQDKEDTWGDKDFTFGAYQPTVGSSEGRQSRRQAVSRFLDGGTDPKGEAGSRQSTPAASSPTPPRRGGADWLGLKDDGSDLLPHSPGREARRGPPPASQHSAPIRHPAPAGLPSSSGAKAPAEGTGPPARGSQAAEPGASEEEADEDWLSHALSRKKAQGLARAERAAASEGQHLAGAAGRPCSRSQPAANTQGLEPASAGEIPGTAAQGPRSPPAASGSPVTWNKAALALHAGDPKRGRAPGDHSGTEPAVVFPNSQEPSGPSVPVQSLAWSLLPGSEYQQQLLAAQAQLQSGTAELQATLLQSQARLAELEAQVRKLELERTQHKLLLESLQQRHQADLELIECAHRSRVKVLEASYQQREERLQRENEELSAQYLSHCQEAEQARAELTAQHQRRLAAATQEKDQEMERLRELQRASILEMRKDHEAQLQRLKLLKDREIDAVTSATSHTRSLNGIIEQMEKFSSSLHELSSRVEASHLSTSQERELGIRQQDKQLQALQERLSRQQRDMEEERSRLQEVIGKMEARLGEQSRLLEQERWRVHAEQSKAEAAQRALEEQRKVMVQQIAMEREELERAKSALLEEQKSVMHKCGEERRRLAAEWAEFFTQQKLSKERAEREAERALQVDTQREGTLVSLAKEQAELKIRASELRAKEDQLAAEREALERERQELRLEKERVSAAAQRIRLRAEEVESMSQVASKKYEEGERALRDARQLQSEQQARLQLVQEQQERLRQQEHHMHQEHLSLAQQRLQLDRVRQDLPSGPVGLLSRAQDPAASSLSATVAPAPAVPQCSQPPVGLGPSHLYAKLVLLKHTAEQDHDFLENEQFFLETLKKASYNMASHSA